One stretch of Heptranchias perlo isolate sHepPer1 chromosome 41, sHepPer1.hap1, whole genome shotgun sequence DNA includes these proteins:
- the klc3 gene encoding kinesin light chain 3 isoform X3: protein MPPSFTSHNSSWLGQRFHLIKRTRSVMSTMVQLNEEKLSADEIITGTKQVIQGLEALKNENNAILQNLQETLNGLKEDEEAHLVEEKTCLIQRSLEMIELGLSEAQVVTALSNHLGTVEAEKQKLRAQVRRLCQENQWLRDELASTQQKLQKSEQMVAQLEEEKKHLEFMNQIKKYDDEEAAEDKDSALSKAPLDDLFPNEDDQTQMNQPHSSAAAAAQQGGYEIPARLRTLHNLVIQYASQGRYEVAVPLCKQALEDLEKTSGHNHPDVATMLNILALVYRDQNKYKEAANLLNDALTIREKTLGQDHPAVAATLNNLAVLFGKRGKYKEAEPLCKRALEIREKVLGKDHPDVAKQLNNLALLCQNQGKYEEVEYYYERALEIYQTKLGSEDPNVAKTKNNLASCYLKQGKYRQAEALYKEILTRAHEREFGSVDGENRRWWVNSEEGDDSNKDTLGSLKRSGSFTKLRDSIRRSSEKLVRKLKGVATQDTRPKNPGMKRANSLNVLNVGSKMIVDTFQRPTSSLTESRGLSTSHSNLARRGSLTESG from the exons GACCCGGAGCGTCATGTCCACGATGGTGCAATTAAATGAGGAGAAGCTGAGTGCGGACGAGATCATCACCGGCACCAAGCAGGTCATCCAGGGGCTGGAGGCGCTGAAAAACGAAAACAACGCCATCCTGCAGAACCTGCAAGAGACGCTGAATGGCCTGAAGGAAGATGAAGAAGCCCATCTGGTGGAAGAGAAGACTTGCCTGATTCAGAGATCGTTGGAGATGATTGAGCTGGGACTAAGTGAAGCACAG GTGGTGACCGCTCTGTCAAACCATCTCGGTACAGTGGAGGCAGAGAAGCAGAAGCTACGGGCACAGGTGCGACGGCTGTGCCAGGAGAACCAGTGGTTGCGGGACGAGTTGGCTAGCACCCAGCAGAAGCTGCAGAAGAGCGAGCAGATGGTGGcacaactggaggaggagaagaagcaccTTGAATTCATGAACCAAATCAAGAAGTACGATGACGAGGAAGCGGCG GAAGACAAAGACAGTGCATTATCTAAAGCGCCACTGGACGACCTGTTCCCCAACGAGGATGACCAGACTCAGA TGAACCAGCCACACAGCagtgcagcagcagcagcccaGCAGGGTGGATACGAGATCCCAGCACGGCTGCGAACGCTCCACAACCTGGTCATACAGTACGCTTCGCAAGGCCGATATGAAGTGGCCGTCCCACTCTGTAAACAAGCACTGGAGGACCTGGAGAAAACATCAGGCCACAACCACCCTGATGTGGCCACCATGCTAAATATTCTCGCCTTGGTGTACAG AGATCAGAACAAATACAAAGAAGCTGCAAACCTTTTAAATGATGCCCTGACAATCCGGGAAAAAACTCTTGGCCAGGATCATCCGGCG GTGGCTGCCACTTTGAATAATCTTGCTGTGCTTTTTGGCAAGAGAGGAAAATACAAAGAAGCTGAACCACTGtgcaagagagctttggaaatcCGAGAAAAG GTGCTGGGCAAGGACCACCCCGACGTAGCAAAGCAGCTGAATAACCTGGCGCTGTTGTGCCAGAACCAGGGGAAGTACGAGGAGGTGGAGTATTACTACGAACGGGCGCTGGAGATCTACCAGACCAAACTGGGATCAGAGGATCCCAATGTGGCCAAGACAAAGAATAACTTG GCTTCCTGTTATTTGAAGCAAGGCAAGTACAGACAAGCCGAGGCTTTATACAAAGAGATCCTGACGCGTGCCCATGAGAGGGAGTTCGGTTCTGTCGACG GTGAGAACAGACGGTGGTGGGTAAACTCTGAGGAGGGCGACGATTCAAACAAG GACACGCTCGGGAGTCTGAAACGCAGCGGTTCCTTCACCAAACTGCGTGACTCCATCCGAAGAAGCAGCGAGAAACTTGTCCGAAAGCTGAAAGGTGTTGCAACACAAGACACAAGGCCCAAAAACCCAGG GATGAAGCGAGCGAATTCTCTGAATGTTCTGAATGTGGGCAGCAAGATGATTGTGGACACCTTTCAG cGGCCCACCAGCAGCCTGACGGAATCCCGGGGTCTGAGCACCAGTCACTCGAACCTGGCACGTCGCGGGTCTCTGACCGAATCAGGCTAG
- the klc3 gene encoding kinesin light chain 3 isoform X1: MPPSFTSHNSSWLGQRFHLIKRTRSVMSTMVQLNEEKLSADEIITGTKQVIQGLEALKNENNAILQNLQETLNGLKEDEEAHLVEEKTCLIQRSLEMIELGLSEAQVVTALSNHLGTVEAEKQKLRAQVRRLCQENQWLRDELASTQQKLQKSEQMVAQLEEEKKHLEFMNQIKKYDDEEAAEDKDSALSKAPLDDLFPNEDDQTQMNQPHSSAAAAAQQGGYEIPARLRTLHNLVIQYASQGRYEVAVPLCKQALEDLEKTSGHNHPDVATMLNILALVYRDQNKYKEAANLLNDALTIREKTLGQDHPAVAATLNNLAVLFGKRGKYKEAEPLCKRALEIREKVLGKDHPDVAKQLNNLALLCQNQGKYEEVEYYYERALEIYQTKLGSEDPNVAKTKNNLASCYLKQGKYRQAEALYKEILTRAHEREFGSVDGENRRWWVNSEEGDDSNKGRLTPAGSYWEHIESSNYCTASSDTPGLPDGNGTLQLQQGGNEIVPITNKAARDSLPKAADVTLGTISCRRPYPCDYLDTSTVIFANGPAGSEEVSMGVEWNGDTLGSLKRSGSFTKLRDSIRRSSEKLVRKLKGVATQDTRPKNPGMKRANSLNVLNVGSKMIVDTFQRPTSSLTESRGLSTSHSNLARRGSLTESG, from the exons GACCCGGAGCGTCATGTCCACGATGGTGCAATTAAATGAGGAGAAGCTGAGTGCGGACGAGATCATCACCGGCACCAAGCAGGTCATCCAGGGGCTGGAGGCGCTGAAAAACGAAAACAACGCCATCCTGCAGAACCTGCAAGAGACGCTGAATGGCCTGAAGGAAGATGAAGAAGCCCATCTGGTGGAAGAGAAGACTTGCCTGATTCAGAGATCGTTGGAGATGATTGAGCTGGGACTAAGTGAAGCACAG GTGGTGACCGCTCTGTCAAACCATCTCGGTACAGTGGAGGCAGAGAAGCAGAAGCTACGGGCACAGGTGCGACGGCTGTGCCAGGAGAACCAGTGGTTGCGGGACGAGTTGGCTAGCACCCAGCAGAAGCTGCAGAAGAGCGAGCAGATGGTGGcacaactggaggaggagaagaagcaccTTGAATTCATGAACCAAATCAAGAAGTACGATGACGAGGAAGCGGCG GAAGACAAAGACAGTGCATTATCTAAAGCGCCACTGGACGACCTGTTCCCCAACGAGGATGACCAGACTCAGA TGAACCAGCCACACAGCagtgcagcagcagcagcccaGCAGGGTGGATACGAGATCCCAGCACGGCTGCGAACGCTCCACAACCTGGTCATACAGTACGCTTCGCAAGGCCGATATGAAGTGGCCGTCCCACTCTGTAAACAAGCACTGGAGGACCTGGAGAAAACATCAGGCCACAACCACCCTGATGTGGCCACCATGCTAAATATTCTCGCCTTGGTGTACAG AGATCAGAACAAATACAAAGAAGCTGCAAACCTTTTAAATGATGCCCTGACAATCCGGGAAAAAACTCTTGGCCAGGATCATCCGGCG GTGGCTGCCACTTTGAATAATCTTGCTGTGCTTTTTGGCAAGAGAGGAAAATACAAAGAAGCTGAACCACTGtgcaagagagctttggaaatcCGAGAAAAG GTGCTGGGCAAGGACCACCCCGACGTAGCAAAGCAGCTGAATAACCTGGCGCTGTTGTGCCAGAACCAGGGGAAGTACGAGGAGGTGGAGTATTACTACGAACGGGCGCTGGAGATCTACCAGACCAAACTGGGATCAGAGGATCCCAATGTGGCCAAGACAAAGAATAACTTG GCTTCCTGTTATTTGAAGCAAGGCAAGTACAGACAAGCCGAGGCTTTATACAAAGAGATCCTGACGCGTGCCCATGAGAGGGAGTTCGGTTCTGTCGACG GTGAGAACAGACGGTGGTGGGTAAACTCTGAGGAGGGCGACGATTCAAACAAG GGCAGACTGACCCCTGCAGGCAGCTACTGGGAACACATCGAGTCTTCAAACTACTGCACAGCCTCCAG TGATACACCAGGACTACCAGATGGCAACGGAACTCTGCAGCTGCAACAGGGAGGGAACGAGATTGTTCCAATCACGAACAAAGCGGCTAGAGATTCCTTGCCAAAG GCAGCTGACGTCACACTTGGCACTATCTcctgcaggaggccctacccctGCGACTACCTGGACACCAGCACTGTGATATTTGCTAATGGGCCGGCTGGTAGCGAGGAAGTGAGTATGGGAGTAGAATGGAATGGG GACACGCTCGGGAGTCTGAAACGCAGCGGTTCCTTCACCAAACTGCGTGACTCCATCCGAAGAAGCAGCGAGAAACTTGTCCGAAAGCTGAAAGGTGTTGCAACACAAGACACAAGGCCCAAAAACCCAGG GATGAAGCGAGCGAATTCTCTGAATGTTCTGAATGTGGGCAGCAAGATGATTGTGGACACCTTTCAG cGGCCCACCAGCAGCCTGACGGAATCCCGGGGTCTGAGCACCAGTCACTCGAACCTGGCACGTCGCGGGTCTCTGACCGAATCAGGCTAG
- the klc3 gene encoding kinesin light chain 3 isoform X2: MSTMVQLNEEKLSADEIITGTKQVIQGLEALKNENNAILQNLQETLNGLKEDEEAHLVEEKTCLIQRSLEMIELGLSEAQVVTALSNHLGTVEAEKQKLRAQVRRLCQENQWLRDELASTQQKLQKSEQMVAQLEEEKKHLEFMNQIKKYDDEEAAEDKDSALSKAPLDDLFPNEDDQTQMNQPHSSAAAAAQQGGYEIPARLRTLHNLVIQYASQGRYEVAVPLCKQALEDLEKTSGHNHPDVATMLNILALVYRDQNKYKEAANLLNDALTIREKTLGQDHPAVAATLNNLAVLFGKRGKYKEAEPLCKRALEIREKVLGKDHPDVAKQLNNLALLCQNQGKYEEVEYYYERALEIYQTKLGSEDPNVAKTKNNLASCYLKQGKYRQAEALYKEILTRAHEREFGSVDGENRRWWVNSEEGDDSNKGRLTPAGSYWEHIESSNYCTASSDTPGLPDGNGTLQLQQGGNEIVPITNKAARDSLPKAADVTLGTISCRRPYPCDYLDTSTVIFANGPAGSEEVSMGVEWNGDTLGSLKRSGSFTKLRDSIRRSSEKLVRKLKGVATQDTRPKNPGMKRANSLNVLNVGSKMIVDTFQRPTSSLTESRGLSTSHSNLARRGSLTESG; the protein is encoded by the exons ATGTCCACGATGGTGCAATTAAATGAGGAGAAGCTGAGTGCGGACGAGATCATCACCGGCACCAAGCAGGTCATCCAGGGGCTGGAGGCGCTGAAAAACGAAAACAACGCCATCCTGCAGAACCTGCAAGAGACGCTGAATGGCCTGAAGGAAGATGAAGAAGCCCATCTGGTGGAAGAGAAGACTTGCCTGATTCAGAGATCGTTGGAGATGATTGAGCTGGGACTAAGTGAAGCACAG GTGGTGACCGCTCTGTCAAACCATCTCGGTACAGTGGAGGCAGAGAAGCAGAAGCTACGGGCACAGGTGCGACGGCTGTGCCAGGAGAACCAGTGGTTGCGGGACGAGTTGGCTAGCACCCAGCAGAAGCTGCAGAAGAGCGAGCAGATGGTGGcacaactggaggaggagaagaagcaccTTGAATTCATGAACCAAATCAAGAAGTACGATGACGAGGAAGCGGCG GAAGACAAAGACAGTGCATTATCTAAAGCGCCACTGGACGACCTGTTCCCCAACGAGGATGACCAGACTCAGA TGAACCAGCCACACAGCagtgcagcagcagcagcccaGCAGGGTGGATACGAGATCCCAGCACGGCTGCGAACGCTCCACAACCTGGTCATACAGTACGCTTCGCAAGGCCGATATGAAGTGGCCGTCCCACTCTGTAAACAAGCACTGGAGGACCTGGAGAAAACATCAGGCCACAACCACCCTGATGTGGCCACCATGCTAAATATTCTCGCCTTGGTGTACAG AGATCAGAACAAATACAAAGAAGCTGCAAACCTTTTAAATGATGCCCTGACAATCCGGGAAAAAACTCTTGGCCAGGATCATCCGGCG GTGGCTGCCACTTTGAATAATCTTGCTGTGCTTTTTGGCAAGAGAGGAAAATACAAAGAAGCTGAACCACTGtgcaagagagctttggaaatcCGAGAAAAG GTGCTGGGCAAGGACCACCCCGACGTAGCAAAGCAGCTGAATAACCTGGCGCTGTTGTGCCAGAACCAGGGGAAGTACGAGGAGGTGGAGTATTACTACGAACGGGCGCTGGAGATCTACCAGACCAAACTGGGATCAGAGGATCCCAATGTGGCCAAGACAAAGAATAACTTG GCTTCCTGTTATTTGAAGCAAGGCAAGTACAGACAAGCCGAGGCTTTATACAAAGAGATCCTGACGCGTGCCCATGAGAGGGAGTTCGGTTCTGTCGACG GTGAGAACAGACGGTGGTGGGTAAACTCTGAGGAGGGCGACGATTCAAACAAG GGCAGACTGACCCCTGCAGGCAGCTACTGGGAACACATCGAGTCTTCAAACTACTGCACAGCCTCCAG TGATACACCAGGACTACCAGATGGCAACGGAACTCTGCAGCTGCAACAGGGAGGGAACGAGATTGTTCCAATCACGAACAAAGCGGCTAGAGATTCCTTGCCAAAG GCAGCTGACGTCACACTTGGCACTATCTcctgcaggaggccctacccctGCGACTACCTGGACACCAGCACTGTGATATTTGCTAATGGGCCGGCTGGTAGCGAGGAAGTGAGTATGGGAGTAGAATGGAATGGG GACACGCTCGGGAGTCTGAAACGCAGCGGTTCCTTCACCAAACTGCGTGACTCCATCCGAAGAAGCAGCGAGAAACTTGTCCGAAAGCTGAAAGGTGTTGCAACACAAGACACAAGGCCCAAAAACCCAGG GATGAAGCGAGCGAATTCTCTGAATGTTCTGAATGTGGGCAGCAAGATGATTGTGGACACCTTTCAG cGGCCCACCAGCAGCCTGACGGAATCCCGGGGTCTGAGCACCAGTCACTCGAACCTGGCACGTCGCGGGTCTCTGACCGAATCAGGCTAG